From Vicugna pacos chromosome 6, VicPac4, whole genome shotgun sequence, a single genomic window includes:
- the NGDN gene encoding neuroguidin isoform X1 gives MAAAEVLESDLPNAVALLKNLQEQVMAVTTQVQALTKKVQAKAYPTEKGLSLLEVKDQLLLMYLMDLSHLILDKSSGRSLQGHAAVLRLVEIRTVLEKLRPLDQKLKYQIDKLVKTAVTGSLSENDPLHFKPHPSNMMSKLSSEDEEEDEAEEGQSGASGKKSGKGTAKKYVPPRLVPVHYDETEAEREKKRLERAKRRALSSSVIRELKEQYSDAPEEIRDARHPHVTRQSQEDQHRINYEESMMVRLSVSKREKGRRKRANIMSSQLHSLTHFSDISALTGGTPHLDEDQNPSKKRKKIPKKGRKKKGQSVVWVIKCRMGFKNWDASFGFAILGLTIPYSISSILGINLFRGGPLFFSLPS, from the exons ATGGCGGCGGCG GAGGTGTTGGAGTCAGACCTGCCAAATGCCGTGGCCCTTTTGAAAAATCTGCAGGAGCAG GTGATGGCTGTCACCACACAAGTGCAAGCTCTGACCAAAAAAGTTCAAGCTAAAGCCTATCCTACAGAGAAG GGTCTCAGCCTTTTGGAAGTGAAAGATCAGTTGTTGCTCATGTACCTGATGGATCTGAGTCATCTCATCCTGGACAAATCCTCAGGAAGGTCTCTTCAGGGACATGCTGCAGTTTTGAGACTGGTGGAGATTCGCACG GTTTTGGAAAAGCTTCGTCCTTTGGACCAAAAACTGAAGTATCAAATTGACAAACTGGTCAAGACTGCAGTGACAGGCAGCCTCA GTGAGAATGATCCACTCCATTTTAAGCCTCATCCCAGCAACATGATGAGCAAG TTGAGCTCTGAGGATGAGGAAGAAGATGAAGCAGAGGAAGGCCAGTCTGGGGCCTCAGGGAAGAAATCTGGAAAAGGGACAGCTAAGAAATACGTTCCTCCACGCTTGGTTCCAGTGCATTATG ATGAAACAGAAGCTGAGCGGGAGAAGAAGCGCCTAGAACGAGCCAAGAGACGGGCATTGAGCAGCTCTGTCATCCGGGAACTAAAGGAGCAGTACTCAGATGCTCCAGAGGAAATCCGTGATGCTCGGCACCCTCACGTTACTCGCCAGAGCCAGGAGGATCAACACAG GATTAACTATGAGGAGAGCATGATGGTGCGCTTAAGTGTCAGTAAACGGGAGAAAGGACGACGAAAACGAGCAAATATCATGAGCTCCCAGCTTCATTCCCTCACGcacttcagtgacattagtgCTTTGACAGGAGGAACCCCTCATCTTGACGAG GATCAGAATCCTTCTAAGAAGCGGAAGAAGATACCTAAGAAAGGTCGGAAGAAGAAAGGTCAGTCAGTGGTTTGGGTGATCAAGTGCAGGATGGGGTTTAAGAATTGGGATGCCAGCTTTGGATTTGCCATCCTGGGTCTTACCATTCCCTATAGTATCTCTTCCATACTGGGCATTAATCTCTTTAGAGGtgggcctttatttttttctttgccaagCTGA
- the NGDN gene encoding neuroguidin isoform X2, whose protein sequence is MAAAEVLESDLPNAVALLKNLQEQVMAVTTQVQALTKKVQAKAYPTEKGLSLLEVKDQLLLMYLMDLSHLILDKSSGRSLQGHAAVLRLVEIRTVLEKLRPLDQKLKYQIDKLVKTAVTGSLSENDPLHFKPHPSNMMSKLSSEDEEEDEAEEGQSGASGKKSGKGTAKKYVPPRLVPVHYDETEAEREKKRLERAKRRALSSSVIRELKEQYSDAPEEIRDARHPHVTRQSQEDQHRINYEESMMVRLSVSKREKGRRKRANIMSSQLHSLTHFSDISALTGGTPHLDEDQNPSKKRKKIPKKGRKKKGFRRRR, encoded by the exons ATGGCGGCGGCG GAGGTGTTGGAGTCAGACCTGCCAAATGCCGTGGCCCTTTTGAAAAATCTGCAGGAGCAG GTGATGGCTGTCACCACACAAGTGCAAGCTCTGACCAAAAAAGTTCAAGCTAAAGCCTATCCTACAGAGAAG GGTCTCAGCCTTTTGGAAGTGAAAGATCAGTTGTTGCTCATGTACCTGATGGATCTGAGTCATCTCATCCTGGACAAATCCTCAGGAAGGTCTCTTCAGGGACATGCTGCAGTTTTGAGACTGGTGGAGATTCGCACG GTTTTGGAAAAGCTTCGTCCTTTGGACCAAAAACTGAAGTATCAAATTGACAAACTGGTCAAGACTGCAGTGACAGGCAGCCTCA GTGAGAATGATCCACTCCATTTTAAGCCTCATCCCAGCAACATGATGAGCAAG TTGAGCTCTGAGGATGAGGAAGAAGATGAAGCAGAGGAAGGCCAGTCTGGGGCCTCAGGGAAGAAATCTGGAAAAGGGACAGCTAAGAAATACGTTCCTCCACGCTTGGTTCCAGTGCATTATG ATGAAACAGAAGCTGAGCGGGAGAAGAAGCGCCTAGAACGAGCCAAGAGACGGGCATTGAGCAGCTCTGTCATCCGGGAACTAAAGGAGCAGTACTCAGATGCTCCAGAGGAAATCCGTGATGCTCGGCACCCTCACGTTACTCGCCAGAGCCAGGAGGATCAACACAG GATTAACTATGAGGAGAGCATGATGGTGCGCTTAAGTGTCAGTAAACGGGAGAAAGGACGACGAAAACGAGCAAATATCATGAGCTCCCAGCTTCATTCCCTCACGcacttcagtgacattagtgCTTTGACAGGAGGAACCCCTCATCTTGACGAG GATCAGAATCCTTCTAAGAAGCGGAAGAAGATACCTAAGAAAGGTCGGAAGAAGAAAG gTTTTCGGAGGCGGCGGTGA